In Paenibacillus sp. BIC5C1, a genomic segment contains:
- a CDS encoding ATP-binding protein gives MNRKIIAALITIAMLFATYGLLLTYFTVNKKTMPIATNGTMDLTEWAFEENGIVRLDGQWEFYPHRLLFSRPLDSDSTRDQAPSLIQVPGYWAKQMDTLGVATYRLRVLIDDDNVVYGIKTAAVLISNRLIVNGQVVGSSGDPSLKEDYEALNKPYVSYFTLKHGWNDILVEVANHEFKVASGIGESIQFGKADQISRIRDLATAHDWVVLTAFLIMGLYFIGLFSQRRNDLSLVVFGLVCLFIAAFTSVSGERVLFDVIGPFPFWLYFRIQMVVTVGVGVGFFLYVYTAFRPYSHKWLTKGSLVTGTCLIFLHLGFATQITTGPVRLVTSLYVTFALLYATYVFVHAVLHKVAGSWYLAVAAMALNALILNQNLNVYFGVPIYSLAPVEPFLVLLMLALLMSLRFSNAFQRIEELSEQLLEADKHKDDFLARTSHEFKTPLHGVMNISRSMLDDVANPVTVGQREKLQLMIEITRKLSQLVYDILDLSKLKQGEFRIVLAPVDVRSVVEVQIRFYAYLCTEKNIQLINQVPADLPLAQADENRISQVISNLLDNAIKHTEHGTIVVTGKEHGGLLQFEVRDTGAGIDPKNLPHIYEPFKSMEETRKRGFGLGLPIAKQLIDLQGGKLAVMSTLGVGTTFTFTLPTALQHSDPWVPSSTAYNHPLEKEYSFSTPYVMNAEGQRTVLIVDDQYVNLKVLLDALQSLNYRVIAVKDGYEALEQIDQPGRIDLVILDLMMPGMSGYEVCLEIRKRYSLLDLPVLMVTAALQPQDKVAAFQVGANDYLPKPFDLEELKARIGSLLAMKESLGRAVHMEVAFLQSQIKPHFLYNVLNSIVSSSYTDVERARNMIVSLADYLRGSFRFSNTNERIEFDEEFQLIQTYVEIEQARFGDRICFEYDIPEAAYRSKMPPLLLQPLVENAVRHGIGARIEGGTVKLTVERSEGDWLFTVIDDGVGISPERIDLLLEQNESNGEHGVGLRNINKRLRFEYGTSLELASEPGRGTSVAFRIPDIQS, from the coding sequence ATGAATCGTAAAATCATTGCGGCACTTATAACAATAGCGATGCTGTTTGCTACTTATGGGTTATTGCTGACATATTTCACAGTGAATAAGAAAACGATGCCGATTGCAACAAATGGAACGATGGATTTGACCGAATGGGCTTTTGAAGAGAACGGCATCGTTCGCTTGGATGGACAATGGGAGTTTTATCCCCATCGACTGCTCTTCAGTCGGCCACTCGATTCAGATAGTACGAGAGATCAGGCACCTTCATTGATTCAGGTACCTGGTTATTGGGCCAAGCAGATGGATACGTTGGGCGTGGCTACATACCGGTTGAGGGTTCTAATTGATGATGACAATGTCGTATATGGGATTAAAACGGCTGCCGTTCTGATCTCTAACAGGCTTATCGTCAATGGTCAAGTCGTAGGCTCCAGCGGAGACCCTAGTCTGAAAGAAGATTATGAGGCACTTAATAAGCCATATGTCAGTTACTTCACACTAAAGCATGGTTGGAACGATATTCTGGTCGAGGTTGCTAATCACGAATTTAAGGTTGCTAGCGGAATTGGTGAATCGATTCAATTTGGTAAGGCTGATCAGATTTCAAGAATTCGGGATCTCGCGACAGCACATGACTGGGTGGTATTGACCGCCTTTCTGATCATGGGACTATATTTTATCGGTTTATTCTCTCAGCGGAGGAACGATCTCTCGCTTGTCGTATTTGGACTCGTCTGTTTGTTTATCGCAGCGTTTACAAGTGTCAGTGGCGAGAGGGTGTTGTTTGATGTGATTGGGCCATTCCCATTCTGGCTCTATTTCCGCATTCAAATGGTGGTGACCGTTGGGGTAGGCGTAGGCTTTTTCCTGTATGTGTATACCGCATTCCGCCCCTACAGCCACAAATGGCTTACTAAAGGAAGCTTAGTTACAGGGACATGTTTAATCTTTTTGCATTTGGGCTTCGCTACACAGATTACAACAGGACCGGTACGTCTTGTGACGTCACTATATGTCACGTTTGCATTGCTGTACGCAACCTATGTGTTTGTTCACGCAGTTCTACATAAGGTAGCTGGCAGTTGGTATCTTGCCGTGGCGGCTATGGCGTTAAACGCTCTAATTTTGAACCAGAACTTGAACGTATATTTCGGAGTACCCATCTATTCGTTGGCACCAGTCGAGCCGTTCCTTGTGCTCCTCATGCTTGCACTGTTGATGTCGCTTCGCTTTTCCAATGCTTTTCAACGGATTGAGGAGCTTTCCGAGCAATTGCTGGAGGCAGACAAACACAAGGACGATTTTCTTGCGCGTACCTCGCATGAATTCAAGACGCCTCTGCACGGCGTGATGAACATATCGCGATCCATGCTTGATGATGTTGCCAATCCGGTTACAGTTGGGCAGCGAGAAAAGCTACAATTAATGATTGAGATCACCAGAAAGCTGTCTCAGCTTGTCTATGACATTCTGGACTTGTCCAAACTGAAACAGGGAGAATTCAGGATCGTGCTTGCACCAGTGGATGTGCGTTCTGTCGTGGAGGTTCAGATCCGTTTCTACGCCTATCTCTGTACAGAGAAGAATATTCAACTCATCAATCAGGTTCCAGCGGACTTACCTCTCGCGCAAGCTGACGAAAATCGGATAAGCCAAGTCATCAGTAATTTGCTCGATAACGCGATCAAGCACACGGAGCATGGAACAATCGTTGTTACCGGGAAAGAACACGGAGGGTTGCTACAATTCGAAGTTAGGGATACAGGTGCAGGCATTGATCCAAAAAATCTGCCGCATATTTACGAGCCGTTTAAATCCATGGAGGAAACACGGAAACGCGGCTTCGGGCTTGGGCTGCCAATTGCGAAGCAACTGATCGATTTGCAAGGAGGTAAGCTAGCTGTAATGTCTACGTTGGGAGTGGGTACTACCTTTACGTTTACACTGCCGACGGCATTACAACATAGCGATCCTTGGGTTCCTTCATCTACTGCCTATAATCATCCCCTGGAGAAGGAATATTCATTTTCGACGCCTTATGTTATGAATGCTGAAGGCCAACGTACGGTATTAATCGTCGACGATCAGTATGTGAATCTGAAGGTCTTGCTGGATGCGTTGCAATCGCTCAATTACCGTGTTATCGCGGTCAAAGATGGATACGAGGCGCTAGAACAGATCGACCAACCAGGCAGAATTGATCTGGTCATTCTTGATCTCATGATGCCTGGTATGTCTGGATATGAAGTCTGTCTAGAAATTCGCAAACGGTATTCACTACTGGACTTGCCTGTACTCATGGTAACAGCAGCGCTGCAACCGCAGGATAAGGTGGCAGCCTTTCAGGTGGGAGCTAACGATTATTTGCCGAAACCATTTGATTTAGAAGAACTGAAAGCTCGAATCGGAAGCTTGCTTGCCATGAAGGAATCGTTGGGGCGGGCAGTACATATGGAGGTGGCATTCCTTCAATCACAGATCAAGCCACATTTTCTATATAATGTCCTTAATAGCATTGTATCTTCCAGTTATACAGATGTAGAGCGTGCGAGGAACATGATTGTTTCTCTGGCAGATTATTTACGTGGAAGCTTCCGGTTCAGTAATACGAATGAACGTATTGAATTTGATGAAGAATTCCAGCTTATTCAAACGTACGTGGAGATTGAGCAAGCAAGGTTTGGGGATCGAATCTGCTTCGAATATGATATTCCCGAAGCGGCTTATCGTTCGAAGATGCCGCCGCTGCTGTTACAGCCTTTGGTTGAAAATGCAGTTCGTCACGGCATCGGGGCTCGAATCGAAGGCGGAACGGTAAAGTTGACAGTAGAGAGATCCGAAGGTGATTGGTTATTCACTGTAATTGATGACGGAGTCGGAATTTCTCCTGAGCGAATAGATCTGCTATTGGAACAAAACGAATCGAATGGTGAGCACGGCGTAGGCTTGCGGAATATCAATAAGAGACTTAGATTTGAATACGGGACTTCACTGGAACTTGCGAGCGAGCCGGGGCGTGGAACGAGTGTTGCCTTTCGTATTCCTGATATACAGTCTTAA
- a CDS encoding endo-1,4-beta-xylanase has translation MRKSFKQVVSGLLAAALLLPGGLIAPAVSAADLAASNSQIVYQETFQNGQGKVTQSGGAQLSTVTGKAFEGNDDGVALKVSNRSNNWDGVDLAFDDLGLSVGKEYSVTASVYVDTDANPPAAGKAILEIVSNKGVAGSEGYTGISSADFKAGQGITLSAALSVTSVEKTALRIKSDEAGKGVSFYIGNITITQTVTPVEPTVVLNQSFEDGNTGGWGKLSWGSNGETAVVGNLASEGTKSLKFFNRADEKAVPALVLTGKMKSDRKYDISLKVRLGSGEGQFHLASKIDSEILPDGQKYPWIIGNKNVTASEWTLFETKSYEVPSKTNEVIIYVEPSDNTLTSDIYIDEVIITDVTPDQTAPENVDKTGIFADFENGLDGFKARNGRETVVLSEDDNHTSGGKQSLLVTATTQYDAALVDATGKMAKNHEYELSAWVKMAPGEAPTTLRISVQYADSGFANVSSNATVTDQDWVHLTGKYTLTTTPSVLNAYIETANNDGGNRTFFLDDFTLKYVGPVAAAPPIQENLPNLKDIYEDDFLIGNILNPSTFDETRLKLLKKHHNVVTFENDMKPDYAYNADRQFDFTAEDALVQRVKDAGLDLHGHVLVWHAQSPTWLYTAESGKPLSREAALTNLKTHVKTVVEHFGDQVISWDVVNEAMNDNPANPEDWKNALRNSGWLQAIGPEFIEEAFLAAKEVIDENGWDIKLYYNDYNDDNQNKSTAIYSMVKEINEKYAADHHGEKLIDGIGMQAHYNLGTRLDNVKMSLERFISLGVEVSVTELDIMAGTNSTITEKEAKQQAYLYAQLMDLYKKNSAHIPRVTFWGLNDSTSWRAEQNPTLFDKNFQAKKAFYAVVDPQKYMLENPPEALEYKKSSAHYGTPTIDGSVDSVWSQAPEMKLDTKQMAWSGATGTAKALWDDDNLYVLVQVRDDQLNKSNPNAWEQDSVEVFVDENNGKTSSFQDDDGQYRVNFENAASFNPAEIAAGFESKVTVSGTNYTVEMKIPFKKVKPANNAKIGFDAQINDAKDGNRISVNAWNDPSGQGYQDTSVFGELTLIGKPSSGGNNGGGNNSGGNNGGSSGGSNSGTTPQPQPQLPGSDSAIVPVIKVENGTATATISSDSLNKAIEKASPGANGKKLVTIEVPKQANAQSYVVQMPTSILQSNNNVEFVLKTENATLRIPSNMLSNITEQADQVSIQINKVSADLLGADVRAIVGSRPVIDLSVKAGDRLIAWNNPAAPVTVSVPYTPAAQELVNAHQIVILYIDNQGHATAVPSGRYDAKTGSMVFKTTHFSTYAVAYVTKTFADVQNVLWAKQAVEGMAARDIIKGISDDSFAPAASITRADFITLLVRALELKGPGTNTAAFSDVQPTAHYAQAVAIAKELGIASGFEDNTFKPGNKISRQDMMVLTAKALKAAGKQSAGNGNLAPYSDAASISTYAMDSVTSLVGSGIVNGKDGKIAPGEPLTRAEAAVILYRIWNM, from the coding sequence ATGAGGAAATCATTTAAGCAGGTCGTTTCCGGGTTACTCGCAGCGGCTCTGCTTCTTCCGGGCGGCTTGATAGCTCCGGCAGTTAGCGCTGCGGATCTAGCGGCATCTAATTCACAAATTGTGTATCAGGAAACATTCCAGAATGGTCAAGGCAAGGTGACTCAATCAGGTGGTGCCCAGCTGAGCACTGTAACAGGCAAGGCGTTTGAAGGCAATGATGATGGAGTAGCTTTAAAAGTTAGTAACCGATCTAATAACTGGGATGGCGTGGACCTCGCTTTTGATGACCTTGGTTTGTCCGTTGGCAAAGAGTATTCTGTAACTGCTTCCGTTTATGTAGATACTGATGCTAACCCACCTGCAGCTGGGAAAGCCATTCTGGAGATTGTATCTAATAAGGGCGTTGCTGGCTCAGAAGGATACACTGGAATTAGCTCTGCTGACTTTAAAGCAGGACAAGGCATTACGCTATCCGCCGCTCTCTCCGTAACCAGTGTGGAGAAGACAGCTCTGCGAATCAAGTCTGATGAAGCAGGTAAGGGTGTCTCTTTCTATATTGGGAATATCACGATCACCCAGACAGTAACACCTGTCGAACCCACGGTAGTCCTTAACCAAAGCTTTGAAGATGGAAATACTGGAGGCTGGGGCAAGCTGTCTTGGGGATCAAACGGCGAAACTGCGGTCGTTGGTAACTTAGCCTCCGAAGGCACGAAATCTCTGAAATTCTTCAACCGGGCCGATGAGAAGGCCGTTCCTGCCCTCGTACTTACAGGCAAGATGAAATCCGACCGTAAATATGATATTTCTCTCAAGGTTAGACTCGGTTCAGGTGAAGGTCAGTTCCATCTGGCTTCCAAGATAGATTCTGAAATATTGCCGGATGGTCAGAAGTATCCTTGGATTATAGGGAATAAAAATGTAACTGCTTCCGAATGGACGCTATTTGAAACCAAAAGCTATGAAGTTCCTTCTAAAACGAATGAGGTCATCATCTATGTTGAACCATCGGACAATACGTTAACCTCGGATATTTATATTGATGAAGTCATCATCACCGATGTAACCCCTGATCAAACCGCGCCGGAAAATGTAGATAAAACGGGCATCTTTGCAGACTTTGAGAATGGTCTGGATGGATTCAAAGCACGAAATGGCCGTGAAACGGTAGTTCTTTCCGAAGACGATAATCATACATCTGGCGGCAAGCAAAGCTTGCTTGTGACGGCTACGACACAATATGATGCAGCCTTGGTTGATGCTACAGGCAAAATGGCAAAGAATCATGAATACGAGCTCTCTGCTTGGGTGAAAATGGCTCCTGGCGAAGCACCTACAACCCTTCGTATTAGTGTTCAATATGCAGACAGCGGCTTTGCGAACGTTTCATCAAATGCAACCGTTACCGATCAGGATTGGGTTCACTTAACGGGTAAGTATACGCTCACCACTACTCCAAGCGTGCTTAATGCTTACATTGAAACAGCAAACAATGACGGCGGCAACCGTACCTTCTTCTTGGATGACTTTACTCTAAAATATGTGGGACCCGTAGCTGCTGCACCTCCGATCCAAGAAAATCTTCCTAATCTCAAGGATATTTACGAGGATGATTTCCTGATTGGGAACATTCTTAATCCGTCTACCTTTGACGAGACACGGCTCAAGCTTCTGAAGAAACATCACAATGTCGTCACGTTTGAGAATGACATGAAGCCGGATTATGCATATAACGCGGACAGACAATTTGATTTCACCGCAGAAGATGCTCTTGTCCAAAGAGTAAAGGATGCAGGCCTTGATTTGCACGGTCACGTGCTTGTATGGCATGCGCAGTCACCAACATGGCTTTATACGGCAGAGAGTGGTAAACCATTGAGCCGTGAAGCAGCTCTGACGAATCTAAAAACACATGTTAAAACGGTTGTTGAGCACTTCGGTGACCAAGTTATTTCCTGGGATGTTGTCAATGAAGCGATGAACGATAACCCGGCTAATCCGGAAGACTGGAAAAATGCATTGCGTAATTCAGGCTGGTTACAAGCCATCGGCCCTGAATTTATAGAGGAGGCATTCCTTGCGGCAAAAGAAGTCATTGATGAAAATGGCTGGGATATCAAGCTTTACTACAATGATTACAATGATGACAACCAGAACAAATCTACAGCCATCTACAGCATGGTGAAAGAGATCAATGAGAAGTACGCCGCAGATCACCATGGCGAGAAACTGATTGATGGCATCGGCATGCAAGCCCACTATAATTTGGGTACGAGATTGGACAATGTCAAGATGTCGCTCGAGCGTTTTATTTCCTTGGGAGTAGAAGTCAGTGTCACCGAGTTGGACATTATGGCAGGCACCAATTCTACAATTACTGAAAAAGAAGCAAAGCAGCAGGCCTATCTGTATGCTCAATTAATGGATCTCTATAAGAAGAACAGTGCGCATATTCCACGTGTGACCTTCTGGGGATTGAATGACAGCACGAGCTGGAGAGCCGAGCAGAATCCAACCTTGTTTGACAAGAATTTTCAAGCAAAAAAGGCGTTCTACGCGGTAGTTGATCCGCAAAAGTACATGTTGGAAAATCCACCCGAAGCCCTTGAATACAAGAAATCAAGCGCGCACTATGGGACACCAACTATTGATGGCTCTGTAGACAGTGTATGGAGCCAAGCTCCTGAAATGAAACTGGATACGAAGCAAATGGCATGGTCAGGTGCGACAGGAACAGCAAAAGCACTGTGGGATGACGACAATCTGTATGTGTTGGTTCAGGTCAGAGATGATCAACTGAACAAGTCCAACCCGAATGCATGGGAGCAGGATTCCGTTGAAGTATTCGTCGATGAAAATAACGGCAAAACGTCCAGCTTCCAAGATGATGATGGACAATACAGAGTGAACTTTGAAAACGCAGCTTCCTTTAATCCTGCGGAAATCGCTGCAGGCTTCGAATCCAAAGTCACTGTTTCCGGTACCAACTACACCGTTGAAATGAAGATTCCGTTCAAAAAGGTTAAGCCTGCGAACAATGCCAAAATTGGTTTTGATGCGCAGATTAATGATGCGAAAGACGGCAACAGAATCAGCGTGAATGCATGGAATGATCCATCTGGTCAGGGTTACCAGGATACGTCCGTATTCGGTGAATTGACGCTGATTGGCAAACCTTCTTCTGGTGGCAACAACGGTGGCGGTAATAACAGCGGGGGGAACAATGGTGGTAGCAGTGGCGGATCAAATTCCGGGACTACTCCGCAACCTCAACCACAGCTTCCAGGCAGCGATTCGGCGATTGTGCCGGTAATTAAAGTCGAAAATGGAACAGCCACAGCAACCATTTCAAGCGACAGCCTGAATAAAGCGATTGAAAAAGCTTCTCCAGGTGCAAATGGCAAGAAGCTGGTTACTATAGAAGTGCCGAAGCAGGCCAATGCCCAATCCTATGTGGTGCAGATGCCGACTTCCATCCTGCAAAGCAACAATAATGTTGAGTTTGTGCTTAAGACGGAGAATGCAACACTTCGAATTCCGTCCAATATGCTTTCTAATATTACGGAGCAAGCCGATCAAGTCTCTATTCAGATTAACAAAGTCTCAGCAGATCTTCTGGGCGCAGATGTTCGCGCTATTGTGGGCAGCCGTCCGGTGATCGATCTAAGCGTAAAAGCTGGTGACCGACTAATTGCCTGGAACAATCCTGCGGCGCCTGTAACGGTATCTGTTCCGTACACGCCTGCTGCACAGGAGCTTGTCAATGCACATCAAATCGTGATTCTGTACATTGACAATCAAGGCCATGCAACAGCCGTTCCAAGCGGACGCTATGATGCTAAAACCGGTTCGATGGTGTTCAAAACAACTCATTTCAGCACTTATGCAGTAGCCTACGTAACCAAGACCTTTGCCGATGTGCAAAATGTCCTGTGGGCAAAACAAGCAGTCGAAGGGATGGCTGCACGCGATATTATTAAAGGAATCTCTGATGACAGCTTCGCTCCTGCAGCTTCTATCACGAGAGCCGACTTTATCACCTTGCTTGTCAGAGCACTTGAGTTGAAAGGTCCGGGCACGAACACGGCAGCCTTCAGCGATGTACAGCCAACTGCTCACTATGCACAGGCTGTGGCCATTGCCAAAGAACTTGGAATTGCCTCTGGATTCGAAGACAACACATTCAAGCCAGGCAACAAGATTTCCCGTCAAGATATGATGGTTCTTACGGCGAAAGCATTAAAGGCAGCAGGTAAGCAATCTGCCGGTAACGGAAATCTGGCTCCTTATTCCGATGCTGCAAGCATTTCCACTTACGCGATGGATAGTGTAACTTCCCTCGTAGGAAGCGGAATCGTCAACGGCAAAGATGGCAAAATTGCGCCAGGCGAACCATTGACCCGTGCTGAAGCAGCGGTGATTCTGTACCGCATCTGGAACATGTAA
- a CDS encoding response regulator, whose amino-acid sequence MIRVMLIDDEADALKLLEILLKQVGNVEIAGTYLNPIQAINALNETMVDAVFLDIQMPGMKGTEAARRIRSISPELPIIFTTAYAEYALEAFEIDSTDYLLKPFTVGRLENTVARIIKNLYKADLALPNKAPVPSVQSLGGFHIVSPLKTGTEIVWKTKKERELCAFLIHHEGKSVNAGVIIEALWPGYDLDKAKSYLYTCLSYLRRSLTDQGIPIHIRKGNQGFSAELNDITTDASPFETLLNRILDEENMHEKHYHQMNEMYTGDYMGECNFDWAIARQLEIKSLYVRVLRKWNRYYHGLEKLSLAADSLQRLLTIFPDSEIDGRALIRLHLKLGNRSEAYRVCLQLEQAVRIQLGTELEEETMLLVQQTMERQSAQSNES is encoded by the coding sequence ATGATACGTGTCATGTTAATTGACGATGAAGCAGATGCATTGAAATTGCTTGAAATATTGCTTAAACAAGTGGGGAATGTCGAAATTGCCGGGACGTATCTCAATCCCATTCAGGCAATCAATGCTCTAAACGAAACAATGGTCGATGCAGTGTTCTTAGATATCCAGATGCCCGGTATGAAGGGAACCGAAGCTGCCCGGCGCATCAGAAGCATCTCTCCTGAGCTACCCATTATTTTCACGACTGCCTACGCGGAATATGCACTGGAAGCGTTTGAGATCGATTCTACGGATTATTTGCTGAAGCCTTTTACGGTAGGCAGATTAGAGAATACAGTAGCACGGATAATCAAAAACCTATACAAGGCAGACCTAGCGCTGCCCAATAAAGCTCCTGTTCCGTCTGTTCAATCTCTTGGAGGGTTTCACATCGTTTCACCGCTCAAGACCGGCACAGAAATCGTGTGGAAAACAAAAAAAGAGCGAGAGCTCTGCGCATTTCTGATTCATCATGAAGGCAAGAGTGTGAATGCTGGCGTCATTATTGAAGCGTTGTGGCCGGGGTATGACCTCGACAAAGCCAAGTCGTATTTGTACACTTGTCTTTCTTATCTTCGGAGAAGCTTGACGGATCAAGGTATTCCTATCCATATCCGTAAAGGAAATCAAGGTTTCTCCGCTGAACTGAACGATATTACGACAGATGCCTCTCCATTCGAGACATTATTGAACCGAATATTGGACGAAGAGAATATGCATGAGAAGCATTACCATCAGATGAACGAGATGTACACCGGAGATTATATGGGTGAATGCAATTTCGACTGGGCTATTGCCAGACAGTTGGAGATCAAATCATTGTATGTTCGTGTTCTTCGCAAATGGAATAGGTATTACCATGGCCTAGAGAAGCTCTCACTTGCAGCAGATAGTTTACAGCGATTGCTGACAATATTTCCAGACTCCGAGATCGACGGCCGTGCGCTGATCAGACTCCATCTGAAGCTTGGCAACCGGAGTGAGGCGTACCGTGTATGTTTGCAGTTGGAACAGGCTGTACGCATTCAGCTTGGAACAGAATTAGAGGAGGAAACGATGTTACTGGTTCAACAAACGATGGAAAGACAGAGTGCACAGTCTAATGAATCGTAA
- a CDS encoding GNAT family N-acetyltransferase has translation MQEFIFKKDYRNNETLRTSFFELAANTFDIKFENWYQQGFWGERYIPFSFVDGDQVIANASVNILELIIHGEKKKAIQIGTVMTHPDYRGKGLSTRLMNKILEEYDNKYDLMYLFANESVLDFYPKFGFKPVEEHLFSMDYKAKKSPEPENLRKLDVTNAEDLRLILQFASQRLPVSQHFGTAQTQGILMFYCLNVFSNDIYHLENENVILIYQKEDNNIDLFDVICLNEIHMTDILHQIADEDTEKITLHFTPDATEHLVLKSTITNDGLFVRTPGDHLYPVQVKHPITSIA, from the coding sequence ATGCAGGAATTTATATTTAAGAAGGATTATAGAAACAATGAAACACTTCGAACAAGTTTCTTCGAACTTGCTGCTAACACTTTTGATATAAAATTTGAAAATTGGTACCAACAAGGATTTTGGGGAGAACGATATATACCTTTTTCATTTGTAGATGGAGACCAGGTTATTGCCAACGCTTCTGTTAACATCCTTGAACTCATCATTCATGGGGAAAAGAAAAAAGCAATTCAAATCGGAACGGTGATGACACATCCCGATTATCGAGGGAAAGGACTATCCACTCGTTTAATGAACAAGATTTTAGAGGAATACGACAACAAGTACGACCTCATGTACCTTTTTGCCAATGAATCGGTGCTTGATTTTTACCCCAAGTTTGGGTTTAAGCCTGTGGAAGAACATCTTTTTTCAATGGATTATAAGGCAAAAAAATCACCCGAGCCTGAGAACCTTCGAAAACTCGATGTTACTAACGCTGAGGATTTACGCCTTATCCTTCAATTTGCATCCCAAAGGCTGCCTGTTTCGCAACATTTCGGAACCGCCCAGACTCAAGGCATACTCATGTTTTACTGCCTGAATGTGTTCAGTAACGATATTTATCACTTGGAAAATGAAAACGTCATCCTTATTTATCAGAAGGAAGACAATAATATTGACCTCTTCGATGTTATTTGTTTAAACGAAATCCATATGACAGATATTTTACATCAGATTGCAGATGAGGATACGGAGAAAATAACCCTCCATTTCACACCAGATGCAACAGAACATCTCGTTCTAAAAAGTACCATCACCAATGACGGTTTATTTGTAAGAACCCCTGGTGATCATCTCTACCCTGTGCAAGTTAAACATCCGATTACTTCGATCGCTTAA
- a CDS encoding DUF2536 family protein: MEITLDIIKDKVECLQAYDFNELERSIEERIGMNKALLLRVKQVQHQVTFDPLRNKMLYSAVVHFAAE; the protein is encoded by the coding sequence ATGGAAATTACACTGGATATTATCAAAGACAAAGTCGAATGCTTGCAGGCTTATGACTTCAATGAACTGGAACGGTCGATCGAGGAACGAATCGGAATGAACAAGGCATTGCTGCTGCGTGTGAAACAGGTTCAGCATCAAGTGACGTTCGACCCCCTTCGAAATAAGATGTTATATAGTGCAGTCGTGCATTTTGCTGCAGAGTGA